In one Nitrospira sp. CR1.1 genomic region, the following are encoded:
- a CDS encoding sodium:proton exchanger has protein sequence MSDYAVLGDLLVIYAVSTAVVFVFHQFRLPSIAGFLVAGALIGPHGLHLIPDVSQVQVLAEIGIVLLLFTIGMEFSSAHFASARRILTVAAPVQTGGVLILALLGALAVGLSYQQGIFWGFLLSLSSTAIVLKALSEQGESDSFHGRATVAILIFQDLAVVPMMLITPILAIPSGSAMGMVVLTLLKAAVVVGLIVAAAWYLVPRLLRHIVRSRSRELFLLSIIVLCLGIAWLTSLGGLSLALGAFIAGLVMSESEYSHQALAEVLPFRDSFNSLFFVSIGVLMDLRVVLDHPFIVLGLLVAVIVGKLLTGAGAMVAAGAPPRSSVLVGVALAQVGEFSFILAQQGQDADLFTGEQYQLFLAVSVLTMVVTPFVMQWSPHLGRRIEALQRVRGWMPTRTVAHVEQLEGGQVRIKDHVIIVGYGLNGRNLARVLSETEIPHVALDLDGETVRRESRHGVPIYYGDGSNANVLRHMKIEDAKVLVVALSDPFTARRTVKVAKGLNSKLHIVVRTRYLRELEELHQLGADDVVPEEFETSIEIFALVLRTYCLPQEFVARKAEQIRREGYALLRRSDMPELAHHLRGGTLTDVEVETCRVDEEAPAVGKSLTELSIRPRTGASVIAWTRSQVTQSNPSETVRLQAGDVVTLLGSREQIRRAMALLNEPNHGTSHQLT, from the coding sequence ATGAGTGATTACGCAGTTCTCGGCGATTTGTTGGTGATCTATGCGGTGTCCACCGCGGTGGTCTTCGTATTTCACCAGTTCCGGTTGCCTTCGATCGCCGGGTTTCTGGTGGCTGGCGCCCTGATCGGTCCGCATGGCTTACATCTTATTCCCGATGTGTCTCAAGTGCAGGTGCTGGCTGAAATCGGCATCGTCCTGCTGCTCTTCACCATCGGCATGGAGTTTTCGTCCGCGCACTTTGCCTCAGCCCGCCGCATCCTCACGGTGGCCGCGCCGGTTCAAACCGGTGGTGTGCTCATCCTGGCCTTGCTCGGGGCTCTGGCCGTAGGACTCTCGTATCAGCAGGGAATTTTCTGGGGCTTCCTCCTGTCGCTCAGTAGCACGGCCATTGTGCTGAAGGCCCTGTCCGAGCAGGGCGAGAGTGATTCGTTTCACGGTCGCGCCACCGTGGCGATTCTGATTTTTCAGGACCTTGCTGTTGTGCCGATGATGCTCATCACTCCGATCCTGGCCATTCCCAGCGGGAGCGCGATGGGAATGGTGGTGCTCACTCTGCTCAAGGCGGCGGTTGTTGTCGGGTTGATCGTTGCGGCGGCCTGGTATCTCGTGCCGCGATTGCTGCGTCATATCGTACGGAGCCGAAGCCGGGAGCTGTTTCTGCTGTCGATCATCGTGCTGTGCCTCGGCATTGCTTGGTTGACGTCGCTCGGCGGACTGTCGCTCGCCCTCGGCGCATTTATCGCGGGGTTGGTGATGTCCGAATCGGAGTACAGCCATCAGGCGTTGGCTGAGGTACTGCCGTTTCGGGACAGTTTCAATAGTTTGTTTTTCGTGTCGATCGGGGTCCTGATGGATCTACGGGTGGTGTTGGACCATCCGTTCATCGTGTTGGGGCTGCTGGTGGCGGTCATTGTCGGGAAATTGCTGACCGGCGCCGGAGCGATGGTGGCGGCTGGGGCTCCGCCCAGATCGTCGGTGTTGGTCGGGGTTGCGCTCGCGCAGGTCGGCGAATTCAGTTTTATTCTCGCGCAGCAGGGGCAGGATGCCGACCTCTTCACCGGGGAGCAGTATCAGTTATTTCTTGCGGTGTCGGTGTTGACGATGGTGGTGACCCCGTTTGTGATGCAATGGTCTCCTCATCTGGGCCGGCGGATCGAAGCGCTGCAACGGGTCCGTGGTTGGATGCCCACCCGCACGGTGGCGCATGTGGAGCAGTTGGAGGGGGGGCAAGTCCGAATTAAAGATCATGTGATCATCGTGGGTTACGGGCTCAATGGCCGGAATCTTGCCCGCGTGTTAAGCGAAACCGAAATTCCTCACGTGGCGCTCGATCTGGACGGTGAAACGGTGCGCCGCGAGTCGCGCCATGGCGTGCCGATCTATTACGGCGACGGCTCAAACGCGAATGTCCTCCGGCATATGAAAATCGAAGACGCGAAGGTGCTCGTGGTGGCCTTGTCCGATCCGTTCACGGCCCGCAGAACAGTGAAGGTCGCGAAGGGGCTCAACTCGAAGCTGCACATCGTGGTGCGGACGCGATACCTGCGGGAGTTGGAAGAACTCCATCAGCTGGGGGCGGATGATGTGGTGCCCGAGGAGTTCGAGACGTCGATTGAAATTTTTGCCCTGGTGCTGCGCACCTACTGTCTGCCGCAGGAATTCGTGGCGCGCAAAGCCGAACAAATCAGGCGGGAGGGCTACGCGCTGTTGCGTCGCAGCGACATGCCGGAGTTGGCGCATCACCTGCGCGGGGGAACGTTGACCGATGTTGAGGTGGAAACCTGCCGGGTTGATGAAGAGGCGCCCGCCGTGGGTAAATCGTTAACGGAATTATCGATTCGTCCGCGCACTGGCGCATCGGTGATTGCCTGGACCCGCAGTCAGGTCACTCAGTCCAACCCGTCCGAAACCGTCCGGCTGCAAGCCGGCGACGTCGTGACGTTGCTCGGATCCCGCGAGCAGATTCGGCGAGCCATGGCGCTGTTGAACGAGCCCAACCATGGCACGAGCCACCAGCTTACATAG
- a CDS encoding HAD hydrolase-like protein, with translation MSHLECFQQARREDGFAIRKEEYAGTYLGMDERSWAATLLTRRDGTCGQASHARIIERKAALFRNHTGTRTAALFPWVTGFVERAAEQYWLAIAAGGRRGQIRSALAGHPIEPAFDLIASADECAVGRPDPAIYESALRQLNANRAKPALLRGAECLAIEDSSSQDFSRLF, from the coding sequence ATGTCTCACCTGGAATGTTTTCAGCAGGCACGGCGTGAGGACGGATTCGCCATCAGAAAGGAGGAGTACGCCGGAACGTACCTCGGCATGGATGAACGGAGCTGGGCCGCCACTCTGCTCACGAGGCGGGACGGAACTTGCGGCCAGGCCTCCCATGCCCGGATCATCGAACGAAAAGCCGCACTCTTTCGAAACCACACCGGGACACGCACGGCAGCATTGTTTCCCTGGGTGACCGGCTTCGTCGAGCGGGCGGCTGAACAGTACTGGCTGGCCATCGCCGCAGGCGGCAGGAGGGGACAGATCCGGTCGGCTCTCGCAGGTCATCCCATCGAGCCTGCGTTTGACTTGATCGCCTCCGCCGATGAATGCGCAGTCGGTAGGCCTGACCCCGCGATTTACGAATCTGCTCTCCGGCAACTCAATGCGAACCGGGCCAAGCCGGCCCTCCTACGGGGCGCCGAATGCCTGGCGATCGAGGATTCCTCGAGCCAGGATTTCAGTCGGCTCTTTTAG
- a CDS encoding SDR family NAD(P)-dependent oxidoreductase, translating into MGAVKGLVLVTGAAGFIGSHVARRLLDRGDAVLGLDNLNDYYDVRLKEARLARLQPHPQFQFVKLDVSDRTGMAALFEQHAIRRVVHLAAQAGVRYSLVNPHAYTASNIEGFLNILEGCRHHKVEHLVYASTSSVYGGHTKMPFSVHDNVDHPVSLYAATKKANELMAHCYAHLYRFPITGLRFFTVYGPWGRPDMALFLFTKAILEGRPIDVFNYGKMQRDFTYVDDIAEGVLRTLDRPAQADPQWSSDQPDPGSSSAPYRLYNIGNHQPVELLRFIEVLEQTLGKKAEKNLLPLQAGDVPATYADVADLMRDTGFKPATPIETGIARFVEWYREYYKI; encoded by the coding sequence ATGGGAGCTGTGAAGGGATTAGTGCTCGTCACCGGAGCTGCGGGATTCATCGGCTCTCATGTGGCCAGGCGATTACTGGATCGCGGGGATGCCGTGCTGGGGCTGGACAACCTGAACGATTACTACGACGTCCGCTTGAAGGAAGCCCGCCTGGCGAGGCTGCAGCCGCACCCACAGTTTCAATTCGTGAAGCTGGACGTGTCAGACCGGACCGGCATGGCTGCACTCTTTGAACAACACGCTATTCGACGCGTGGTGCATCTGGCGGCGCAGGCCGGCGTCCGATATTCGCTCGTGAATCCTCATGCCTATACCGCCAGCAATATCGAGGGATTTCTGAATATTCTGGAAGGCTGCCGGCATCACAAGGTCGAGCACCTGGTGTATGCCTCCACGAGTTCGGTGTACGGCGGCCATACGAAGATGCCGTTTTCGGTGCATGACAATGTCGATCACCCGGTGTCACTCTATGCCGCCACGAAAAAGGCCAATGAGTTGATGGCGCATTGTTATGCGCATCTGTATCGATTCCCGATCACCGGATTACGGTTTTTCACGGTCTACGGGCCTTGGGGTCGTCCGGACATGGCGCTCTTTCTGTTCACCAAGGCGATTCTTGAGGGCAGACCGATCGACGTCTTCAATTACGGCAAGATGCAACGCGATTTTACCTATGTCGATGATATTGCCGAGGGTGTGTTGCGCACGCTCGACCGTCCCGCGCAGGCTGATCCGCAGTGGTCGAGTGATCAGCCAGATCCAGGCAGCAGCTCGGCGCCCTATCGACTCTACAATATCGGCAACCACCAGCCGGTCGAACTGCTGCGATTCATCGAGGTGCTTGAACAGACGCTCGGCAAGAAGGCCGAAAAAAACCTCCTGCCCCTCCAGGCCGGCGACGTACCGGCCACCTATGCCGATGTGGCAGATCTCATGCGGGACACAGGCTTCAAGCCAGCCACCCCGATCGAAACCGGCATCGCGCGGTTTGTCGAGTGGTACCGGGAGTATTACAAGATCTGA
- a CDS encoding VOC family protein has translation MRIDGVTGPHLLYGRGDSGVTTHRGLRHLALRVTNLARSRAFYEHFLAMQVVWEPDPDNVYLSSGSDNLALHQIGVAELAHYQPLGGQLLDHFGVILESPAQVDDMFRHVQQDAAQYGAAIAKPPKQHRDGSYSFYFTDPDGNVIQALYEPTISRMEFRPPA, from the coding sequence ATGAGGATTGACGGGGTGACAGGCCCCCACCTACTATACGGCCGAGGAGACAGCGGCGTGACGACCCATCGAGGCTTGCGACATCTGGCGCTACGCGTGACGAATCTGGCCCGGTCACGCGCCTTCTACGAACATTTTTTGGCGATGCAGGTGGTCTGGGAGCCGGACCCGGACAATGTGTACTTGAGTTCGGGCTCCGACAATCTGGCCTTGCACCAGATCGGTGTCGCGGAGTTGGCTCATTACCAGCCCCTGGGAGGCCAGTTGCTCGATCACTTCGGCGTGATTCTTGAGAGTCCCGCCCAGGTGGACGACATGTTTCGCCACGTGCAGCAGGACGCGGCCCAGTACGGCGCCGCGATCGCCAAGCCGCCCAAACAACACCGTGACGGCAGCTACTCCTTCTATTTTACGGACCCCGACGGCAACGTGATTCAAGCGTTGTACGAACCGACCATCAGCCGCATGGAGTTCCGGCCTCCGGCCTGA
- a CDS encoding SUMF1/EgtB/PvdO family nonheme iron enzyme yields the protein MLARSVLAFVIALIGLNGTGSHALAAEQTAHPKEITGKDGAPLVLIPAGSYPMGVPAGDRDGGRDEYPRHVIDIDPFYIDKYEVTNARYLEFVKATNHRVPQNPKNPTRNLWEGVGIPASLADRPVINVDWSDAEAYCTWAGRRLPREAEWEKAAKGNNDWRFPWGNVEPTDGHLNFNQKWVGEKTLMPVGSYEKGKSPYGVYDMAGNVWEWVNDWYDARYYEKSPAKNPPGPESGTKKVIRGAGWQNETPTVRIFTRVDSDPTIRNESTGFRCAANAQ from the coding sequence ATGTTGGCACGATCCGTCCTGGCATTCGTGATAGCGCTTATCGGGCTGAACGGCACGGGGTCTCACGCACTCGCAGCGGAACAAACAGCCCACCCGAAAGAAATCACCGGAAAAGACGGGGCACCGTTGGTGTTGATCCCGGCAGGGTCCTACCCTATGGGAGTGCCGGCCGGCGATCGTGACGGCGGACGCGATGAATACCCTCGCCACGTCATCGACATCGATCCTTTTTATATCGACAAGTATGAGGTCACAAACGCGCGGTACCTGGAATTCGTCAAGGCCACGAATCATCGCGTGCCGCAGAATCCCAAGAATCCCACCCGGAATCTCTGGGAAGGCGTCGGGATTCCTGCATCGCTGGCCGATCGTCCGGTGATCAATGTCGACTGGTCCGATGCCGAGGCCTACTGCACGTGGGCAGGCCGGCGGCTTCCGCGCGAAGCCGAATGGGAGAAGGCCGCCAAAGGCAACAATGATTGGCGCTTTCCATGGGGCAACGTAGAACCGACTGACGGACATCTCAATTTCAACCAGAAGTGGGTCGGTGAAAAGACGTTGATGCCGGTGGGCAGTTATGAAAAGGGCAAGAGTCCCTATGGCGTGTACGACATGGCGGGGAACGTCTGGGAATGGGTCAACGACTGGTACGATGCAAGGTACTATGAAAAGAGTCCCGCCAAGAATCCCCCTGGGCCGGAGAGCGGCACGAAAAAAGTGATTCGAGGCGCCGGATGGCAGAACGAAACTCCGACCGTTCGTATCTTCACCCGGGTCGATAGCGACCCGACGATCCGAAACGAATCAACCGGCTTTCGCTGCGCCGCAAACGCCCAGTAG
- a CDS encoding uroporphyrinogen-III synthase, with protein MATAGFSGLTVAAFESRMAAEMTRLIERHGGNPLVAPALREIPLEDNTAALQFGEQLLRDGLDVLVLMTGAGTTALFEVLASRHAKSDLAAALKSTVLIARGPKPVAALKALGFQPTFTVPEPNTWVDVVSTLDAHRPVNGLRVAVQEYGVSNHDLLEALRHRGAQVTPVPVYRWALPVDTTPLKQVIGQILAGQVQVMLITNAAQIDHVMQLAEQEGHTAAFKQACKKLIVSSIGPTASERIRSHGLPVDFEPSHGKMGILVKETSEQARIILSKDRSGREHWGNI; from the coding sequence ATGGCCACGGCCGGGTTTAGCGGGTTGACGGTCGCCGCATTTGAGTCGCGTATGGCGGCCGAGATGACCCGCCTCATTGAGCGACATGGCGGCAACCCGCTCGTGGCGCCGGCGTTGCGCGAAATCCCCCTTGAAGACAATACCGCGGCGTTACAATTCGGCGAACAGCTACTGAGGGACGGGCTCGACGTGCTGGTGCTGATGACCGGCGCCGGCACGACTGCTCTATTTGAGGTTCTCGCGAGTCGCCACGCCAAAAGCGATTTGGCCGCAGCGTTGAAATCCACCGTTCTGATTGCACGTGGACCCAAACCGGTCGCCGCGCTCAAGGCGCTGGGGTTCCAACCAACCTTCACGGTCCCTGAGCCCAATACCTGGGTCGATGTGGTCTCCACATTGGACGCCCATCGACCGGTGAACGGATTACGCGTGGCGGTGCAGGAATACGGGGTATCGAACCATGATCTCTTGGAAGCCTTGAGGCACCGTGGCGCTCAGGTCACGCCTGTTCCTGTCTACCGCTGGGCACTGCCGGTGGACACGACTCCGTTGAAACAGGTCATCGGTCAGATTCTGGCGGGACAGGTGCAGGTGATGCTGATCACGAATGCCGCCCAGATCGATCACGTGATGCAGCTGGCAGAACAGGAGGGACATACAGCGGCGTTCAAACAGGCCTGCAAAAAGCTGATCGTCTCCTCCATCGGTCCCACCGCCAGCGAACGCATCCGCAGCCACGGCTTGCCGGTGGATTTCGAACCCTCGCATGGGAAGATGGGCATTCTCGTGAAAGAAACGAGCGAGCAGGCCCGCATTATCTTATCGAAAGATCGATCTGGGCGGGAACACTGGGGCAATATTTAG
- a CDS encoding VOC family protein, whose amino-acid sequence MVKHIAFTLYPVTNMARARRFYEETLGLRLTRREAREVEWVEYDLNGGTFALTTLTEVGTPSADAGGSIAFEVENVDEMVEQLRAKGVRVKLEPQSTPVCRLAVILDSEGSALTLHQVTQPW is encoded by the coding sequence ATGGTCAAGCACATCGCCTTTACCCTCTATCCAGTTACGAATATGGCAAGGGCGCGTCGGTTTTATGAGGAAACGTTGGGTCTCCGTTTGACCCGCCGCGAGGCGCGCGAGGTCGAGTGGGTGGAATACGATCTCAACGGTGGGACGTTCGCCCTCACTACCTTGACGGAAGTAGGCACGCCCAGCGCCGATGCAGGCGGTAGCATCGCCTTCGAAGTAGAGAATGTCGACGAGATGGTCGAGCAATTGCGCGCGAAGGGAGTGCGTGTGAAACTCGAACCGCAGTCCACACCCGTCTGTCGCCTCGCTGTAATCCTGGACTCCGAAGGCAGCGCCCTCACTCTGCATCAGGTGACGCAACCCTGGTAG
- a CDS encoding type II toxin-antitoxin system HicB family antitoxin, with amino-acid sequence MKKDYHINIFYSEADGGYIADIPDLEACSAYGKTPAAALKQVQLAKRLWLQAAKSERKPIPKPRYRPAIYQTAS; translated from the coding sequence ATGAAGAAGGATTACCATATCAATATTTTCTACAGCGAAGCCGACGGTGGGTACATTGCGGACATCCCTGATCTCGAAGCTTGTTCAGCCTATGGAAAAACCCCAGCGGCAGCGTTGAAACAAGTCCAGCTTGCCAAGCGCCTCTGGTTACAAGCGGCTAAGAGCGAGCGCAAACCGATTCCCAAGCCCCGCTACCGTCCCGCCATTTACCAGACCGCTTCCTGA
- a CDS encoding addiction module toxin, HicA family, whose amino-acid sequence MNKRKLLAKALSGSKNLRFSEVVSLAAAFGFRASRVKGSHHIFVHPHVRELVNLQEVGGKVKPYQVKQLMELVERYNLELKEDKEP is encoded by the coding sequence GTGAATAAACGGAAGCTACTTGCTAAGGCCCTGAGTGGCTCAAAGAATCTGCGATTCAGCGAAGTCGTCTCGCTTGCGGCAGCGTTCGGGTTCCGTGCATCGAGAGTCAAAGGAAGTCACCATATTTTTGTCCATCCGCATGTGCGGGAACTCGTGAATTTGCAAGAGGTTGGGGGCAAGGTAAAGCCGTATCAGGTGAAGCAGTTGATGGAGCTTGTAGAGAGGTATAACCTTGAGCTGAAAGAAGATAAAGAACCATGA
- a CDS encoding SUMF1/EgtB/PvdO family nonheme iron enzyme yields the protein MSGTLYALDVADVVREWTPDGKKLAAERVKLPAHDEVIRIPAGEFLMGSDRKVDKNSYLAEFPQRKVYLDAYDIDKYEVTTVQFLKYVLAHNLGPLIDWQYDGGNFQETMVSHPVMHVSWFDAEAYCKWVGKRLPTEAEWEKAARGEDGRIYPWGNQMAGLSRANFGRTGLSGPVRDRPERLLLYPPIISVDKYDNATSPYGVFQMAGNVAEWVNDWYDPKYYAGAPDKNPKGPQTGSQRSFRGGGWIDSTPSVRVAQRNGTDPNTKMNWMGFRCARDVNEAAGGS from the coding sequence ATGAGCGGGACTCTCTATGCGCTTGATGTCGCCGATGTCGTCAGGGAATGGACGCCGGACGGGAAAAAACTGGCAGCCGAACGGGTGAAATTGCCGGCGCACGATGAGGTGATCCGCATTCCCGCCGGCGAATTTCTCATGGGAAGCGACCGGAAGGTCGACAAAAATTCCTACCTGGCCGAGTTCCCGCAACGCAAAGTCTATCTGGATGCCTACGACATCGATAAATATGAAGTGACAACCGTGCAGTTTCTCAAATATGTGCTGGCCCATAATCTCGGCCCGTTGATCGATTGGCAGTATGACGGCGGAAATTTCCAGGAGACCATGGTCAGCCATCCGGTGATGCACGTCTCCTGGTTCGACGCCGAGGCCTATTGCAAGTGGGTTGGGAAACGATTGCCCACTGAAGCGGAATGGGAAAAGGCCGCCCGCGGTGAGGATGGCCGCATCTATCCCTGGGGCAATCAAATGGCGGGGCTTTCGCGGGCGAACTTCGGCCGGACCGGACTCTCCGGGCCGGTGCGGGATCGTCCGGAGCGGCTCTTGCTCTATCCGCCGATTATCTCAGTAGATAAGTATGACAACGCCACCAGCCCCTACGGCGTGTTTCAGATGGCCGGCAACGTGGCCGAGTGGGTCAATGATTGGTACGATCCGAAATACTATGCCGGCGCGCCAGATAAAAATCCCAAAGGGCCTCAAACCGGCAGTCAGCGAAGCTTTCGCGGCGGCGGGTGGATCGACAGCACGCCCAGCGTGCGCGTCGCGCAGCGTAATGGGACGGACCCCAATACGAAAATGAACTGGATGGGCTTCCGTTGCGCGCGGGATGTGAACGAAGCGGCCGGCGGGTCCTAG
- a CDS encoding polyisoprenoid-binding protein, with product MTKRTGRAVAMWCLGAGMALSATFAQAETARYDVDLDHSIVEFKVAHMVVSKTTGHFKDYTGFIEMDPDAGTVKTLEATIKTASVTTNHEKRDAHLRNPDFFDAEKYPTITYTMKSYKKAGDGYVAVGDITLHGVTKEITLTGNFNGVAKDPWGNTRAGFTAEGKLNRKDFGMVWNKALDSGGLVVGDEVFIRLDIECIKAKS from the coding sequence ATGACGAAGCGGACCGGTCGTGCGGTAGCCATGTGGTGTCTCGGGGCGGGGATGGCGCTGAGCGCCACCTTCGCGCAGGCAGAAACAGCGCGGTATGACGTGGATCTCGACCACTCAATCGTGGAGTTCAAGGTTGCCCACATGGTGGTGTCGAAGACAACCGGTCATTTTAAGGACTACACCGGATTCATCGAAATGGATCCCGATGCCGGGACGGTCAAGACGCTTGAGGCGACGATCAAGACCGCGTCGGTGACGACCAACCACGAAAAGCGCGACGCGCATTTGCGGAATCCCGACTTTTTCGATGCCGAGAAGTATCCGACCATCACGTACACCATGAAAAGTTACAAGAAGGCCGGCGACGGCTATGTGGCGGTAGGGGATATCACCCTGCATGGCGTCACCAAAGAGATCACGCTCACGGGCAATTTCAACGGCGTGGCGAAGGACCCTTGGGGGAACACGCGCGCGGGGTTTACGGCGGAAGGTAAACTGAATAGAAAAGATTTCGGCATGGTGTGGAACAAGGCCCTCGATAGCGGCGGCCTGGTCGTCGGAGACGAGGTATTTATCAGACTGGATATCGAATGTATTAAGGCGAAATCGTAG
- a CDS encoding TonB family protein — protein MQHQLHSTCAGLMLGLGVMLCVNAPFPALAGPTTNQAPAAPKRWAQFDLVSTEPDGSVQVGKDVVLSITLGGVPAGTESVMAIIESNGFQSQTVSLSEEPTASVYQGTVILEPNSTLKSRTTVHPKAMRVRVTFARAKTTGLEEFLRRDVYVTFGEPPPGNTETEVPPGPVAESPEADAAAVQKVTEQVMAVNATIAEEDLLPLPPPGESKAYWKQVSDLISRNWSRQIRSIRRAPSSETVRVQFKMYASGIAQVIQLEKSSGARDVNDAGLQTIIHAQPFPPIPPDIGNDVVDVHVRMRTGAKVATRDVEMTVEKKPSKSAPPEAPTPKEGAAAGGSTKE, from the coding sequence ATGCAGCACCAGTTACACTCTACGTGCGCAGGTCTCATGCTTGGACTGGGAGTGATGCTTTGCGTGAACGCGCCCTTCCCGGCCCTGGCCGGTCCGACCACCAATCAGGCCCCGGCCGCGCCGAAGCGTTGGGCTCAATTTGACCTGGTCAGTACCGAGCCGGACGGTTCGGTGCAGGTAGGCAAGGATGTGGTGCTGAGCATCACGTTGGGCGGCGTGCCGGCCGGAACGGAATCCGTCATGGCCATAATCGAGTCCAACGGTTTTCAAAGTCAGACGGTGTCCTTGAGTGAAGAACCGACGGCCTCGGTGTACCAGGGCACGGTCATTCTCGAGCCAAATTCCACGTTGAAGAGCCGTACCACGGTGCATCCGAAGGCGATGCGGGTTCGAGTGACGTTCGCGCGCGCGAAGACCACCGGGCTGGAAGAATTTTTGAGACGTGATGTCTACGTCACGTTTGGTGAACCGCCCCCCGGCAACACCGAAACCGAAGTCCCGCCTGGTCCAGTGGCCGAAAGTCCGGAGGCTGATGCGGCAGCCGTGCAAAAGGTGACGGAGCAAGTGATGGCCGTGAATGCGACGATCGCCGAGGAGGATCTTCTGCCCCTTCCTCCGCCCGGAGAATCCAAAGCCTATTGGAAACAAGTCAGTGACTTGATCAGCCGGAATTGGAGTCGGCAAATCCGCTCCATCCGTCGCGCCCCGAGCAGCGAAACGGTTCGTGTGCAGTTCAAGATGTATGCGAGCGGCATTGCCCAGGTCATTCAATTGGAGAAGAGTTCGGGTGCACGGGATGTGAACGATGCCGGGCTTCAAACGATCATCCATGCCCAGCCGTTTCCACCAATTCCGCCCGATATCGGCAACGATGTCGTTGATGTGCATGTGCGTATGCGAACGGGGGCGAAAGTCGCCACGCGCGATGTCGAGATGACGGTTGAGAAAAAGCCGTCGAAATCTGCTCCGCCCGAGGCCCCAACACCCAAAGAAGGAGCCGCGGCAGGCGGTTCAACAAAGGAGTAA
- a CDS encoding L-threonine 3-dehydrogenase codes for MRALVKTAAQPGLTYTERPDPTPGPNDAVIRVKATSLCGTDAHIYNWDAWAHSRIHPPRIIGHEMCGEVVAVGADVSLVKAGDYVAAESHLTCGACFQCRTGQAHVCKNYRILGVDLDGSFADYIVLPETVLWKTSPDIPPELASLQEPLGNAVDAALVEDLTGHTVLITGCGPTGLFAAAVARTAGAATIIATDVSDYRLGLAKLVGVDHVLNAKTDGPDAIAAGILEITRGEGVDASLEMSGHPAALHHAFRSVKNGGRVTLFGIPTGPVTCDLANEVIFKGIRVHGITGRRLFSTWYRLAGLFKAGLNIRPVLTHTFPLKDFAQGFELIKSGQCGKVVLFP; via the coding sequence ATGCGTGCGCTTGTAAAAACTGCCGCCCAGCCCGGTCTGACCTATACTGAACGTCCCGATCCCACCCCTGGCCCCAACGACGCCGTCATCCGCGTCAAAGCGACGTCGCTCTGCGGGACTGATGCTCATATCTACAATTGGGACGCCTGGGCCCACAGTCGTATCCATCCCCCGCGAATCATCGGTCATGAAATGTGCGGCGAGGTAGTGGCAGTCGGAGCAGACGTCAGCCTGGTGAAGGCAGGAGACTACGTCGCAGCCGAATCACACCTGACCTGCGGCGCCTGCTTTCAATGCCGTACCGGCCAAGCCCACGTGTGTAAAAACTATCGTATCCTCGGCGTTGATCTGGACGGATCCTTTGCCGACTACATTGTGCTGCCGGAGACGGTGCTCTGGAAAACATCGCCCGATATTCCCCCGGAGCTGGCCTCCCTGCAGGAACCTCTGGGCAATGCCGTCGATGCGGCACTGGTCGAGGATCTCACCGGACACACCGTCTTAATTACCGGGTGCGGCCCGACCGGCCTCTTTGCCGCCGCCGTCGCTCGCACGGCTGGCGCCGCCACCATCATCGCCACGGATGTGAGTGACTACCGTCTGGGATTGGCCAAACTGGTTGGAGTCGACCACGTGCTGAATGCAAAAACCGACGGACCGGACGCCATTGCCGCGGGCATTCTGGAGATCACCCGCGGTGAAGGCGTCGATGCCTCGCTGGAGATGTCCGGACACCCCGCCGCGTTGCATCATGCCTTTCGTTCCGTAAAAAACGGCGGCCGCGTTACGCTCTTCGGCATTCCCACCGGTCCCGTCACCTGCGACCTCGCCAATGAGGTCATTTTCAAAGGCATTCGTGTCCACGGCATCACCGGCCGTCGCCTGTTCAGCACCTGGTATCGCCTGGCCGGTCTCTTTAAAGCCGGCCTCAATATCCGCCCGGTCCTGACCCACACGTTCCCGCTCAAGGACTTTGCCCAAGGATTTGAATTGATCAAGTCCGGCCAATGCGGCAAAGTAGTCCTGTTTCCGTAA